One window of Candidatus Methylomirabilota bacterium genomic DNA carries:
- the trpS gene encoding tryptophan--tRNA ligase — translation GRVLSGMRPTGRLHLGHLFGALDNWRRFQDEYECYFFVADWHALTSDYADPSHIREHTREIVLDWLSAGIDPDKAVLFIQSHVPEHAELNLLLSMITPLPWLERNPTYKEQLQEVTNKDLSTFGFLGYPVLQAADILIYQANFVPVGVDQLPHIELTREIARRFNHLYKRVFTIPEAKLTDSPKIPGTDGRKMSKSYNNCIYLSDPPETVQANVKPMVTDPARVRRTDPGNPDVCPVYDLHKIFTPQGERESYVVPGCRTAAIGCLDCKGVLLNHMLPVLSPIYERRVKLAEQAGEVEDILAAGTERARKVAGASLMEAKKAMGI, via the coding sequence GGGACGGGTCCTGAGTGGAATGCGGCCGACCGGTCGGCTCCATTTAGGCCACCTGTTTGGGGCCTTAGATAACTGGAGGCGTTTCCAGGACGAGTACGAATGCTACTTTTTTGTGGCAGACTGGCACGCCCTCACCTCTGATTACGCCGATCCGAGCCACATCCGGGAACACACCAGGGAGATCGTCCTCGATTGGTTGAGTGCAGGAATAGACCCCGACAAGGCGGTCCTCTTCATTCAGTCCCACGTCCCGGAACATGCGGAACTCAACCTTCTCCTCTCCATGATCACCCCGCTCCCATGGTTGGAGCGTAACCCTACGTATAAGGAGCAGCTCCAGGAGGTGACGAACAAGGACCTCAGCACCTTTGGGTTCCTCGGCTACCCGGTATTGCAGGCGGCAGACATCCTGATCTATCAGGCCAACTTCGTTCCGGTGGGGGTGGATCAGCTTCCCCACATCGAACTCACCCGCGAGATCGCCCGGCGGTTTAATCACCTTTACAAGCGGGTCTTCACGATTCCGGAGGCGAAGTTAACCGACTCTCCGAAGATTCCAGGGACCGATGGGCGAAAGATGTCTAAGAGCTACAACAACTGCATCTACCTGTCGGATCCCCCCGAGACGGTGCAGGCAAATGTGAAACCGATGGTCACCGACCCGGCTCGGGTTCGTCGCACCGATCCTGGCAACCCTGATGTCTGCCCGGTCTACGACCTGCATAAGATCTTTACTCCCCAGGGGGAGCGGGAGAGCTACGTGGTTCCGGGGTGTCGCACGGCGGCCATCGGCTGTCTCGACTGCAAGGGGGTGCTTCTCAATCACATGCTTCCGGTCCTCTCCCCGATCTATGAGCGGCGGGTGAAGCTCGCCGAGCAGGCCGGCGAGGTGGAAGACATTCTCGCGGCGGGGACAGAACGAGCCCGGAAGGTGGCCGGGGCCAGCCTGATGGAGGCCAAGAAGGCGATGGGGATCTGA
- the guaB gene encoding IMP dehydrogenase, whose product MLNGPLEEGLTFDDVLLVPAKSEVHPREVDVSTGLTRNIRINIPLVSAAMDTVTETRLAIALAREGGIGMIHRAFSPERQAAEVDKVKKSESGMIMDPITVRPTQMIYEALEFMEHYRISGVPVTDEEGRLVGILTNRDLRFETKLDLPIAGVMTRDRLVTAPVGTSLEEAKEILHQHRIEKLPVVDEHFMLKGLITIKDIEKRRKYPSACKDALGRLRVGAAVGVEEDAEVRISLLLKAGVDVIVVDTAHGHSQAVIETVRWIKQAYPQAEVIAGNVATAEGVEDLIRAGADGIKVGIGPGSICTTRVVAGAGVPQVTAIANCTAVTDQYGIPIIADGGVKHSGDITKAIAAGAHAVMIGGLFAGTEESPGETVIYQGRSYKVYRGMGSLGAMQRGGRDRYFQEKETEEGKLVPEGIEGRVPYRGTLAANVFQMVGGVKSGMGYCGCRSVEDLRQNGRFIKITNAGLRESHVHDVIITKEAPNYRLES is encoded by the coding sequence ATGCTAAACGGGCCGTTGGAAGAGGGGCTTACCTTTGACGACGTCCTGCTGGTTCCGGCCAAATCGGAGGTCCACCCCCGAGAGGTTGACGTCTCTACGGGCTTGACCCGAAACATTCGGATCAATATCCCCCTCGTCTCCGCAGCCATGGACACGGTAACCGAGACGCGATTGGCTATTGCCCTGGCTCGGGAAGGGGGAATCGGGATGATCCATCGGGCCTTCTCGCCGGAGCGGCAGGCGGCGGAAGTGGATAAAGTCAAGAAGTCTGAGAGCGGGATGATCATGGACCCGATCACGGTCCGCCCCACCCAGATGATCTACGAGGCACTCGAGTTCATGGAGCACTACCGCATCTCGGGGGTGCCGGTCACGGATGAGGAGGGGAGGTTGGTGGGGATCCTGACCAACCGGGACCTCAGGTTCGAGACAAAACTCGACCTGCCCATCGCCGGGGTGATGACCAGGGACCGCCTCGTGACGGCGCCTGTCGGGACTTCTCTAGAGGAGGCGAAAGAGATTCTTCACCAGCATCGGATCGAGAAACTTCCGGTGGTGGACGAGCACTTTATGTTGAAAGGACTCATTACGATTAAGGATATCGAAAAGCGCCGGAAGTACCCCAGTGCCTGTAAAGACGCCCTCGGCCGACTTCGGGTTGGGGCTGCGGTCGGGGTGGAGGAGGATGCCGAGGTGCGAATCTCTCTTCTCCTGAAGGCTGGTGTCGATGTGATCGTGGTGGACACGGCTCACGGCCACTCTCAGGCGGTCATCGAGACGGTCCGCTGGATCAAGCAGGCCTATCCGCAGGCCGAGGTGATTGCCGGCAATGTGGCGACCGCCGAAGGGGTGGAGGATCTGATCCGCGCCGGGGCGGACGGGATCAAGGTGGGAATCGGGCCCGGTTCAATCTGTACCACCCGGGTTGTGGCGGGGGCAGGGGTGCCTCAGGTCACCGCCATCGCCAACTGCACTGCGGTCACTGATCAGTACGGAATTCCCATAATTGCTGACGGCGGGGTGAAGCATTCGGGAGACATCACGAAGGCCATCGCCGCCGGAGCGCATGCAGTCATGATCGGGGGTCTGTTTGCCGGGACAGAGGAGAGCCCAGGGGAAACCGTGATCTATCAGGGCCGGAGCTACAAGGTGTACCGGGGAATGGGATCGCTGGGGGCGATGCAGCGGGGGGGCCGAGACCGCTACTTCCAAGAGAAAGAGACCGAGGAAGGAAAGCTCGTCCCCGAGGGGATCGAGGGCCGCGTTCCCTACCGCGGGACCTTGGCTGCAAATGTCTTCCAGATGGTCGGCGGCGTGAAGTCCGGGATGGGGTACTGTGGTTGTCGCAGCGTGGAGGATCTTCGGCAGAATGGTCGATTCATCAAGATCACGAATGCCGGTCTTCGGGAGTCGCACGTCCACGACGTCATCATCACCAAGGAAGCGCCCAACTACCGCCTAGAGAGCTAG